The Pleurocapsa sp. PCC 7319 genomic interval ACAGTCCCCTGCGGAGGGAATACCGTCCGCAGGGCTGTCGCGCTTTTTATTAGAATTTGGAGACTGACTTTCTTTTACTTCGCTCCAGGGACGTATCGCTTCTCTTATTTCTTTAGTACTACAATCGCATTTGAAAGCTTGATATTTACCGTTCTTTTTGTTGACCTTGAAGCCACCGTCACCGCAGACTGGACAGGTGCAGTGGTATTCAATTGATGTTTCTCTGACTATATTCAGACGATCTAGATGGTCTAATATTTGGAATGGTGCAATCAATCCAATCATGCTGCACCTCCATCTTTATTCAAGTGGTCTACTTGCTGCTGTGACAAACCAGAGATGCACTTTTTCACTACATCAAATAAAATATACATAACAATTCTTTCCCTCCTTTTAGGGAATTGGGTTTATATAAAGCGATCGCACGTTTTCTCAGGACAGCGATCGCTTTTCAATAGATAAGCTACTAACAGCTTTTCCCACATTCAAAGATTCAGAAAAAATGAATAGACTATAATCATGCTTCACATTTCCCGATTTTGGGATTGAAGCATCTTGCTTTGTCCATTCCACCGCATCTTGCTGCTCTTTCCACCACCTCAGATCTACTAATACCTAATTCTTTCGCTAACTTGTCTATTGCAGTTGAGGCAGTATCGGTCAGCATAAATTGCTTGGCAGATTTTTTTTCGTTATAAATCCATTCTTCTGGTCTTTCTTGTTTTGGCACTATTGATGTCAACATATCTACACCTCAAATTTAACTTACCAGAGGAACTACTTACAATATATCATGATAACTCGATAAAGTGATATGTTGACATCTACATATCATGATGATACTATTATAACTGTAGATTAAAACCGCACTCCGAAAACTCAATTTCCTTTTCACTTTCGTCAGACATCTTTTAACTAATCATCGGGCAATTGCACCCATCGCAGTTGCCCTACTAGCTTTTGCTCACTTCATTACTCGGCTGTTATTATGACCCAACCAACTCAACATTTGATTTCTCTTGAAGTTCGCACTCTTCAACCTCTCGACCCGAACGATCCCGAACCTCAATATTTTCCCACCATCACTATCTTTCAAGACGAGGAAAACAACTACTTTTTAGCTTCTGGTATTAATGAAATTAAGACCGCCATCCTTAACTCCATTCCTCATCTTTACTCAGATCATCTCTATCCTCTCTTCTTCTATATTCAAATCCTTCCTGGTACTGAATTTCAGGCTTATCTTTACTCAGCTCGTTATGAAAGTCCCACTAGAAATTTTCAGCCTTAATCGTCAACGTAATCAGATTACACAATTTAAGCCCCGTCCTCTGAAAGACTTGACCTCTTTTTGTAACGCTTGGACTAGTAATATTAAGGCTCAAGGTTGGTATGCCAAAGAGGTTAAACCCAGTTCCACTGTTACTTGCATTTCCAATTTAGACCAGCCCGCAATCTTTCTCTAAACTACTCTACTCCCAAGCTTCATCATCATGAAATCTTTACCAATAGAATACAAATTTGAGTCTGAACGTTTCCGACGCTACATCCAAGATAATCCTCAACAAGCACATGAATATGCTATTTCCCACTTTGAAGACTATCTCGCCGTTCTTCACGAGTACCGACTACTCCAAGCTAAACATGACCAATTACAAAATGAGTTGATTAAACTTAATTCTCGTAAATCTCCTCAACTTCCGTCCTTCCTTTCGAGTAAGAGAAAGTAATAAAGCGAAGTGACAAGCAATTACAATGATTAGAGAAGCTTCCCGACTTCCACATCAAACAAGCTTCTCTTGTGACCAACTTTTTCTTCAATATCTCCAGTCTACCAAAATGAGTAATATCCAAATCGAATCTGATCTCAAAGAGATTCTTAATAAGCTCGACAGCAAGCTTGATAAACTCTCTGATGACTTTGACCACAAATTAGACAAGCTTGATAACAAAATCGACAAGCTTTCTGATGACGTTACGGATATCAATCTGAGATTAACCAAGGTCGAAACTAAATTAGATGAAGGTGTTATGCCTCGACTCGATGCACTCAGCACTGAAATTAAAGACATCAAAGGCTCCCAAAAAGCGCAAATTTGGACACTCATTGGCATTTTGATTACTGCTGTCGGTGGTTTTATCGTCGCTGTTGGCAAGGTCGTCTTTTTCAGTCCTTAGTTAATCTTTTTGATTTCACTGAGACTCAGTTGACCTTCAAAACTTACTTAAGTTACATTTATGCTACTTAGTGTAGATTGCCCTATTTTCTACTGTGCATCCGCTTCACTATTGTGTACAATTTGTTGAACAATTTTCTGCTCAATTTTATGAATCGTACTGTACTTTTAAATAGTATCAATTTACTAATTCATCACCACAATTTTGATCGTCATCGAGTCAATCAATGGGTTTCTCAACAGTTTGGCGTTCCCCACTATAATCAATTACCTTTGACTCAAATGCAATCATTCCATGATTCTTTGCTCAGAGCTTCTAAAGAGTTAACTACACGTTGAAAACCGCCAGTCAAATCCATTAATTACTCAACTGTTGTCATAGGATTTTACCAAAACCTCATTAATACAAACTATTTTAATTGATCAGTAAATTTAACATACTATTACATTGGTAATATCACTTAGCTTTTAGCTGTTTAGAGATTACTTTAAAATAGTTTAGATGATAATAACTAAATACATATATTCTTGTAACTTTAACGATTAAATCTGGGCATATTTAAAGCATATAGATATTTTAAATAGATATTTAATATGCTTAGTTCTGCTGCACTTGCGCCAGGAGCTAGGATTATTTTACGCGATTGTGAATGGTTGATACGTAAAACTCTCAAGGCTTCAGCAGGAAGTAGAGTAGTCATAGAACTCGATATAAAAAAATGCTTCGACAGAATAAGCCACTCCTGTATCATGGAAAACCTAATCGCCCCAAAAGGGCTTAAGCTGGGCATCTTCCGATGCCTTAAAGCGGGAACAAATGTAGGATTTCCAGATCAAGGCTGCCCACAGGGCGGGGTTTGTTCGCCTTTACTAGCAAACATAGCACTCAATGGGATAGAAAACATACATCATTCAATCCGCTATGCGGACGATATGCTGTTTATCTTAAAACCCAAAAATAACGCTGAAGCAATACTAAACAGTATCCAAGAATTGGTGATGCAACTTATGTGTGTTTAAAATAATGATAGAATTAGAAATTGAATCTAATAGCTTAGAAATTAATTAACTCACAAGAGATGGCAGTTTTTATTCCCGTACTTTGCCCTGATTGTCAGTCAGATAATATCTTTAAACATGGATTTTCCAGAGGAAAACAAAGATATCGTTGTGAGAATCCTGAATGTAAGCGTCGGACTTTTATTCTTAATCATGCTCATCCAGGCAGAACCAAAGAAGTACAACAGAAAATAGTCGAAATGGCTCACAATGGAAGCGGGGTGTAACCGTTCATTTCCCCCCAGTCAAAAATAAGCCAACTCCACCTTTGTGGTGTATGTTAAAAACATGGCTCAATTAGATAAAAATGACTTGGTACAGATGAACGAAGACTACTTCAAGTCTCTCGAAAAAGAGAGATTGGTAGAAGTAGCCAAAAATCTACATCAATTAGCCACAGATTTATGGGAAAAGCAACAGCAGAGTTCAGAAAATAGTTCTCAGCCACCATCAAAAGATAATCCTTACGGTTTAAAAGTAACCACAGAAGAATCAAACCCAGGTTCAGAATCTGAAACCGAGTTGGGACAAACTGAGTTGGATAAAAGAGATGAATCTTCAGAACCAGAAAAGAAGCAAAAATCAAAGAGGAAGCCAGGAAAACAACCAGGAGGAAAAGGTTTTGGTCGTCAGCAACCTCTGAAGGCGGAAGTAATCATTCCACACTATCCCCATAAATGTACCGCTTGTAATCATGATTTAAGCGAATCTGAGTCCTTTAGGTATATGGGATATTATGTCCTGGAACTAGAACCAGAATTATTTGGGTTGAGGATCGTCACTCAATTACATCACTACTATCGGACAACTTGCAGTTGTGGTCATTGCACCCATGCCCAACCAGGAACAGGGTTGGTTTCTGTAGTAGAAGGAAGAAGCAAAGATTTACAACTGACAGAGTATGTTTTAGTAGGAGCATTCCTCGCAACTTTCATCGCTTCCTTGAGCGTTCGCTACCGAATGAGTCGTACGAAAATTCAAGAGTTTTTAAATGATTGGACCAATACTAAATTGAGTATCGGAACAATAGATCGATGTATCCGAGAGACTGGAATTGCTTGTGTGCCAGTAGTCGAGGAGTTAGTTGAACAACTGCAACAAGCAGATATTCTACATTTAGACGAAACTCATTGGTATGAGAGTGGAAAACTGCATTGGTTATGGGTTGCTGTGACCACCAAAACCGCCGTATTTCATATCGGCTCTCGTCGGAAAGAAGAATTATCCTATCTAGTCACAGAAGCTTTTATCGGGTGGCTCATCAGTGATGGTTATGCTGCCTATCGTTCTTATCCAAAAAGACAAAGGTGTTTAGCTCACTTGATTCGTAAAGCCATTGCCATAACAGGAGCAATTAATCAAAAAGCTGCTCAAATCGGACAATGGATTTTAGATGACCTCAAAGAATTGATTGAATTGATTGCGCAAGGAAGTGAAGATAATCGTCTGATTCGTAAACGAATCGCTGGCCTCAGAAGAGTTTGTCATCTAGGAAAAAAGGCTGACCATACTAAGTTACAAGCCTTAGCCAAAGAGATTTTCAATGATTGGGATGCCGTAATCGCTTTGGTTCATCATCCTGAATTACCACCCACCAATAATGAGGCTGAAAGGGCATTACGTCATGCTGTGATTGCCCGACAGATTGGATTTGGCACTCGCACCCGCGAGGGAAGTTTGGCTTACAGTTCTTTGTTGAGCGTGATTGAAACCTGTCGTCTGAGAGATATTAATCCTTGGATAACAATCGCGGAGGTTTTGGCTTTGGCTAGACAAGGAATTGGTCCACCACCATTTCCTGTTGGCAATTAATTAATGGACAGTGGTAGGAATCTCCAGTGTCCTAAATTTCCCTTGCTTTTTTGGAGGGGGAATGAACGGTTACTTCCTTGTTAAGTGTCATCGAAACCTGCCGTCTGAGAGAGATTAATCCTTGGACTTACATAGCTGAAGTTTTAGCTCTGGCTCGAAAAGGTCTTTCTCCTCCACCATTTCCTGTTGGCAGTTAATTAATGGACATAGCGATCGCATCGCCAGTGTCCTAATTTTTCCTTGCTTTTTTGGAGGGGGGAATGAACGGTTACACCTACTTCCTTTGCCAATTTCGCTTTGTACTTCCAGACTACCGTTGTGAGCCAGAGCGATCGCCTTGGCAATAGCTAGCCCCAATCCAGAACCACCCTTACTCCTAGAGCGAGCCTTATCTACGCGATAAAAACGGTCAAAGATACGCTCTCGATCGCCTTTAGCAATGCCGATGCCTGTGTCGTGGATACTAATTACAACATCATTGTGTTCTTCTATCATACTTAAGGTTACTTTTCCCCCTGCTGGGGTGTATTGAATCGCGTTAGTTACTAAATTAGTAATTAAACGATATAGCTGAGTGCGATCGCCAAATATCTCTACAGGTTGAGATACTTTGATTTGGGAACTAAGCTCGATTTCTGAAGCCATCGCTAGGGCTGCTAAATCTTCTTCCACTTCAATAATTAAGTTTGCCAGAGCAATTTTTTCTCTTTTTTTATGGGAGGTCTTACTATTTATCTCACCATCAATACGACACAGAATTAATAGATCTGCTACCAAATAAGACAATCGCTTGTTCTGACGCACGATACTTTTTAGGGTATCTTTCGCTTTATCCTCAGATAGATTAGGTAGCATCAGATCCGATTGAGCAGTAGCTTGAATGGCTGCTAGGGGCGTTCTCAGTTCGTGGGCAGCATCGGCGGTAAACTGCTGCATCTGTTGATAGGATTGGTAAATTGGGCGGATGGCTAATCCCGACAACCACCAGCTAGCTACTGCTACCAGCAATACTATAAAAGGTATTCCTAGCAAAAGAGTTAATTTGACATTAGCAAGATAATTATCGAAATCTTCTAAACTTCGCCCGACTTGGAGATATCCCCAATTTTGACCCTGTTGAGTGTGTAAAAGAAAGGAAATTGCCAGGTAGCGAACCCCTTCAGGATCGGTTAGGGTTTCCCACTCTTGTTGATTAGACACCTG includes:
- a CDS encoding hemolysin XhlA family protein; this encodes MSNIQIESDLKEILNKLDSKLDKLSDDFDHKLDKLDNKIDKLSDDVTDINLRLTKVETKLDEGVMPRLDALSTEIKDIKGSQKAQIWTLIGILITAVGGFIVAVGKVVFFSP
- a CDS encoding IS1 family transposase, which translates into the protein MAVFIPVLCPDCQSDNIFKHGFSRGKQRYRCENPECKRRTFILNHAHPGRTKEVQQKIVEMAHNGSGV
- a CDS encoding reverse transcriptase domain-containing protein — encoded protein: MLSSAALAPGARIILRDCEWLIRKTLKASAGSRVVIELDIKKCFDRISHSCIMENLIAPKGLKLGIFRCLKAGTNVGFPDQGCPQGGVCSPLLANIALNGIENIHHSIRYADDMLFILKPKNNAEAILNSIQELVMQLMCV
- a CDS encoding ribbon-helix-helix domain-containing protein yields the protein MLTSIVPKQERPEEWIYNEKKSAKQFMLTDTASTAIDKLAKELGISRSEVVERAARCGGMDKARCFNPKIGKCEA
- a CDS encoding IS66 family transposase — translated: MAQLDKNDLVQMNEDYFKSLEKERLVEVAKNLHQLATDLWEKQQQSSENSSQPPSKDNPYGLKVTTEESNPGSESETELGQTELDKRDESSEPEKKQKSKRKPGKQPGGKGFGRQQPLKAEVIIPHYPHKCTACNHDLSESESFRYMGYYVLELEPELFGLRIVTQLHHYYRTTCSCGHCTHAQPGTGLVSVVEGRSKDLQLTEYVLVGAFLATFIASLSVRYRMSRTKIQEFLNDWTNTKLSIGTIDRCIRETGIACVPVVEELVEQLQQADILHLDETHWYESGKLHWLWVAVTTKTAVFHIGSRRKEELSYLVTEAFIGWLISDGYAAYRSYPKRQRCLAHLIRKAIAITGAINQKAAQIGQWILDDLKELIELIAQGSEDNRLIRKRIAGLRRVCHLGKKADHTKLQALAKEIFNDWDAVIALVHHPELPPTNNEAERALRHAVIARQIGFGTRTREGSLAYSSLLSVIETCRLRDINPWITIAEVLALARQGIGPPPFPVGN
- the rppB gene encoding two-component system sensor histidine kinase RppB, with product MKQNRLFERSRWRLASWYAAILSIVLFVCALGFYEAVAHAHRITINQELRSVAGTLHDSLLPVLEQPGKIEPEVKELLPNTCLVETGCYNPDRFQSLRLGVIGQDKYYLRLFDLSEDLIAVAGMQPELPQVSNQQEWETLTDPEGVRYLAISFLLHTQQGQNWGYLQVGRSLEDFDNYLANVKLTLLLGIPFIVLLVAVASWWLSGLAIRPIYQSYQQMQQFTADAAHELRTPLAAIQATAQSDLMLPNLSEDKAKDTLKSIVRQNKRLSYLVADLLILCRIDGEINSKTSHKKREKIALANLIIEVEEDLAALAMASEIELSSQIKVSQPVEIFGDRTQLYRLITNLVTNAIQYTPAGGKVTLSMIEEHNDVVISIHDTGIGIAKGDRERIFDRFYRVDKARSRSKGGSGLGLAIAKAIALAHNGSLEVQSEIGKGSRCNRSFPPPKKQGKIRTLAMRSLCPLINCQQEMVEEKDLFEPELKLQLCKSKD